The following coding sequences lie in one Spinacia oleracea cultivar Varoflay chromosome 1, BTI_SOV_V1, whole genome shotgun sequence genomic window:
- the LOC110783004 gene encoding uncharacterized protein translates to MSGTGEESVQEKVVVDQEHQEVETGDAEKNEEHQMPSPQQQEETIKKKYGGILPKKKPLISKDHEHAFFDSADWALGKQGGQKPKGPLEALRPKLQPTYQQARSRRSAYAPADGEDASGMSAEDPDCVGDDDNHEKVVPEV, encoded by the exons ATGTCAGGAACAGGTGAAGAAAGTGTCCAAGAGAAAGTTGTTGTTGATCAAGAACATCAGGAGGTAGAGACTGGAGATGCCGAGAAGAATGAGGAACATCAGATGCCTTCCCCACAACAGCAG GaggaaacaatcaagaaaaagtATGGAGGGATTTTGCCAAAGAAGAAGCCACTGATTTCGAAG GACCATGAACATGCATTTTTTGATTCTGCTGATTGGGCATTGGGAAAG CAAGGAGGCCAGAAACCTAAAGGACCACTCGAGGCACTCCGCCCAAAGTTGCAG CCGACATATCAGCAAGCCCGATCAAGGCGCTCAGCTTATGCTCCTGCTGATGGTGAAG ATGCTTCCGGAATGTCAGCTGAAGATCCTGATTGCGTTGGAGACGATGACAACCATGAAAAGGTCGTTCCTGAGGTTTAG
- the LOC110783006 gene encoding casparian strip membrane protein 1-like, giving the protein MSKGGLEAGVASKGAGAGAGAGAGASRPLSILDFIFRVVAGLATLASAISMGTTNETLPFFTQFIRFRAEYDDLPTFTFFVVANAIITGYLVLSLTLSIFHVIRSGAKGTRILLVILDTAALGLLTSAASAATAIVYLAHKGNTSANWFAICQQFNSFCERISGSLIGSFVAIVMFVLLIFLSSFAISRHH; this is encoded by the exons ATGTCAAAGGGAGGACTTGAAGCCGGTGTGGCCTCTAAGGGTGCTGGTGCTGGTGCTGGTGCTGGTGCTGGTGCAAGCCGACCACTTTCCATCCTTGACTTCATCTTTAGGGTTGTTGCTGGCCTTGCTACTCTAGCAAGCGCGATTTCCATGGGAACAACTAATGAGACTCTCCCTTTTTTTACACAATTTATTCGGTTTAGAGCTGAATATGATGATCTCCCAACATTCAC GTTTTTCGTGGTGGCAAACGCGATAATAACAGGTTACTTGGTGCTTTCTCTTACACTCTCAATCTTCCATGTCATTCGAAGTGGAGCTAAAGGAACCAGGATTTTGTTGGTCATTCTTGACACG GCTGCATTGGGTCTATTAACATCAGCAGCATCAGCAGCAACAGCAATTGTATACTTAGCACACAAAGGCAATACCTCAGCCAACTGGTTCGCAATCTGCCAGCAGTTTAACAGCTTCTGTGAGCGTATTTCTGGTTCATTGATCGGCTCCTTTGTTGCAATCGTTATGTTCGTACTACTTATATTCTTGTCATCGTTTGCTATCTCCCGCCATCACTGA
- the LOC110783005 gene encoding photosynthetic NDH subunit of lumenal location 2, chloroplastic: MTTILNPTITLLQTKIKKSPPYTHQHPHKTSAIRSSLFDEVENLTNRRKILVTTLLGGLGLNVACSPLKAQAEEFKWGTRSFIWERFFEPGLSPEDAVSRIKNTAEGLHSLRHMLETMSWRYVIFYIRLKQAYLKQDMKSAMIMVPEGRRDDYSNAANELVDNMAEFDYYVRTPKVYESYVSYEKTLKSIDNLLGFLA, translated from the exons ATGACCACCATTTTGAATCCTACCATCACATTACTCCAAACCAAGATTAAAAAATCACCACCTTACACCCACCAACACCCCCATAAAACGTCGGCGATTCGATCATCGCTCTTCGATGAAGTCGAAAACCTAACGAACCGGCGAAAGATATTGGTTACAACATTGCTAGGAGGGTTAGGCCTAAATGTTGCATGTTCACCATTGAAAGCACAAGCAGAAGAATTTAAATGGGGCACACGTTCTTTTATTTGGGAGCGGTTTTTTGAGCCCGGTTTATCACCGGAGGATGCGGTGTCTAGGATAAAGAACACGGCTGAGGGGCTTCATAGCCTAAGGCACATGTTGGAGACTATGTCATGGAGGTATGTCATATTTTACATTAGACTAAAACAAGCTTATTTGAAGCAGGATATGAAGAGTGCTATGATTATGGTTCCTGAAGGCAGAAGGGATGATTATTCTAATGCTGCTAATGAGTTGGTAGATAACATGGCTGAG TTTGATTACTATGTCCGAACACCAAAAGTATACGAATCATACGTATCCTATGAGAAGACATTGAAATCAATCGACAATCTCTTGGGATTCTTAGCATAA